The Streptomyces sp. TLI_105 DNA segment AGGTCCAGGGCCGGTTCGTCGACGACCCCCGCCAGGCCGTCCATGCGGCGGACGTGCTCGTCGGGGACGTGATGAGGACCCTGGCCGACACCTTCGCCCGGCACCGGCACGCCCTGGAGGGGCAGTGGAGCCAGGGGCTGGAGGCCGACACGGAGAGTCTGCGCCGTGCGCTGTGCCAGTACCGCGCCCTGTTCCACCGTCTCCTGTCCACCTGACGGCCGTGAAGACCTGACTCCGGATCCCCGTCCCCGGCGGTGTGCTCGACTCCCCGGTCCGCACCGCCGGGCCGGGTGAGCAGCCGTCAGCAGCGGCCACGCAGCTTGTCGAGGAGGCGCTGCGCCGGGGCGCGTCCACGGAGGCCCGTGGCGGCCCGGCGGCCGGACGCCGCCGTGCTGCGGCCCTGAGGGTCGCGGGCGAATCGCGTGGTGCGGGCCGGCAGTGCGGTCATGGGACCCTCCCCGCGTCGAAAGGGCGGGACGCTCCCGCGGGCATCGTCCGTCGGGAGAGCGCCAGGCAGCAGTGACGAGCCTCATCCGGTGCTGCCGCTCGGCGTCCCGGTCGTGGGCGGGGCCGGGTTCGAACGGCGGGGCCGGCTCGATCCGCTGCTGGGAAGAGCCGATGCGGGGCGTCTCCGTGTCCGGATCGCCCGCGGTCACGACCCCCGCCGGAACGATGGCGCGTCTGTCAGGGACCCAGGGACCCGTGTTCACCACGACATGGCCGCGGCCGGCCGTGGGCCCGTGCGTGTCGACCGTGCCGACGAACCCGTCCGTGGCCTCGACCCTGTACCCGGCCAGGTCCAGATGTGCCGCATGGGACGCGGTCTCCCCGTACGTCCGGATGCCGGGCGCCGTGTTCGCCTTCCTTCCCTCGGAGGCGAGTGCTACCGGGCGTCGTGTTCTGCCACTCCGGGTTGCCCGTCGGCGTCGCCCCACACCATCTCGATCCGCCGGGCCGGGAGGCTCTTCCGGATCGTGGAAGCCTGTGGACCGACTTCATGATGGAGCGTCAGGAATCCTCGGAGGAACGGGTGGGATCGTCCGCGCGCGGTACGAGTGGTGCCGGTGCGATCGTCCGGGCACCGTCCGCCGACCCCGGGCGGGGAGCCGCCGCGCCCCGGGGTGCCGTCTCCTGGGTGGGGGCGCTGTCCAGGGAACCGGTCAGCGTGAGACCGAGGGCGACCAGGGTCGCCGCCACGGCCCGCGTGCCGACGGGGCGCCCTGAACGGCCGACACCGAGGGAGCGGGCGGACGTGCGTGCGCCGACCGGTCCGGTGGGTCGTTCGGGGACATGGCGAGCAGGCCGCCCGTCCCCGGAGGCGCGTCCGGGGGCGGCGGGGGAGGCGCGTCCGGCCCTTCGCGGGGAGGCGAGGACACGGGCGCAGACGGCCGCCTCGGGCCGGGCCTCGGGGGCCCGGGCGGTCATGGCCGTCAGCAGGGCGGCGAGCTCCGCCGGCAGACCCGGCGGAAGCACCGGAGGGCGGTCCAGGTGCGCCAGCGCCGCCTCCAGCGGCGCTCCTCCGTACTCCGTCTCGCCCTTCAGCGCTTCGAGGAGCACCAGACCGAGGCTGTAGACATCGGCTTCGGGCCCCGCGTTCCGGCCCAGGGCCTGCTCGGGCGCCATGTAGGAGGCGGTCCCGACGAGCGTGCCGTCGCCCTCGGGCGCGAAGTCCGCGGACCCGTCGAAGCAGCGGGAGATGCCGAAGTCCGACAGGTGTGGGGCGCCCGTGCGGTCCAGGAGGATGTTCGACGGTTTGACGTCGCGGTGGACGACCCCACGGGCGTGCACATGGGCGAGGGCCGAGGCCAGGACCGTCCCCATCCGGCAGGTCTCGGCGTGCCCGAGGACCGTGCGGGTCATGCGCCGTTGCAGGGTCGTTCCCCGGACGAGCTGCATCACCAGATAGGGCCGGCCTTCGTCGTTGCCCGCGTCGTAGAGCGTCACCAGGCCGGGATGCTGCATGCGCGCCAGGATCCGGGCCTCCTCGCCGCACCGCGCCTGGGTCCGGCGGGCGTCCTCGGGGCGGAACACCTTCACCGCCACCGGGCGCCGCAGCCGCAGGTCCAGCGCTTCGTACACGTCGGCCGAGCCGCCGCGGCCCAGGAGACGGTCGAGCCGGTAGCGGCCGGCGACGGCGTGGGTCTTCAGTATGAGATCCGGATGGAAGGGCCTCGCGCGGACCTGCATCGGTGCTCCCCGGGGGTGTGGTCGGCCTCTGCCGACGGGCCGATCGGCGGGTGTGCCGCCCGCTGACGCGTGGACGGGCTCGCGGCTGACGCGTGCCCCGTCCGTCCATGACCATCCCCCGGAGGGAGGGGAAAGGAGCGAGAGCGCCTGCCTGCCCTTGCCGGCAAGGGCAGGCTCCGACCGCGCCCGGGGAGAACGACATGATCCCTGGAGACCCGGGTACGCGGACGCTGTCCAACCCGTACGGGAGGGAGCAACCAACCATGGGTCTGGGACTGTTCATCATCATGATCGCCGTCGGGGCGGTCCTCACGTTCGCGTCCGACTGGGAGCTCGAAGCGGTCGACCTCGATCTGGTCGGTCTGATCCTTATGGCGGTCGGCTTCCTCGGAACCGCCGTCTACACGAGCGTTCTTCGCCGCCGCCGGATGGTGGTCCCGCCCGTGGCGCCCACGGTCACCGACGACGACCGGCGTGACCTGCTCTGAGGCGGCACGCACATTCGGTGCCGCGACGTACACGACGCACAGCGACAGAGGAGTGACAGCGATGACCGATCATCTCTGGTCCTACAGCACGGAGTCCGGCCACCTGGCGGGCACTGACCTCACCGGATGGCGGGTCGAGGCGTCCGACGGGCACATAGGGAAGGTGGACAAGCACTCCGACGAGGTGGACGACGCCTATCTGGTCGTGGACACGGGCGTCTGGATCTTCGGCAAGGAGGTGCTGATCCCGGCGAGCACGGTGACCCGCGTCGACCTGGAGGAGCACACGGTCCACCTCGCCCTGTCCAGGGAACAGGTGAAGGACGCACCCGAGTTCGTCTCCGACAAGCACCTCGCCGACCGGCAGTACCGCGAGGAGATCAGCCAGTACTACCGCACCGGCGGACCCTTCTCGGGCGGCGCGGGCGTCATCTGACAAGCCGTGGCCCGGGTTTCCCCTCAGTTCCGTGCCCCTGCCGACGTAGCGCACCGGGGCGGGGAAGGCCCGGGACCCTCAAGTG contains these protein-coding regions:
- a CDS encoding serine/threonine-protein kinase, which translates into the protein MQVRARPFHPDLILKTHAVAGRYRLDRLLGRGGSADVYEALDLRLRRPVAVKVFRPEDARRTQARCGEEARILARMQHPGLVTLYDAGNDEGRPYLVMQLVRGTTLQRRMTRTVLGHAETCRMGTVLASALAHVHARGVVHRDVKPSNILLDRTGAPHLSDFGISRCFDGSADFAPEGDGTLVGTASYMAPEQALGRNAGPEADVYSLGLVLLEALKGETEYGGAPLEAALAHLDRPPVLPPGLPAELAALLTAMTARAPEARPEAAVCARVLASPRRAGRASPAAPGRASGDGRPARHVPERPTGPVGARTSARSLGVGRSGRPVGTRAVAATLVALGLTLTGSLDSAPTQETAPRGAAAPRPGSADGARTIAPAPLVPRADDPTRSSEDS
- a CDS encoding DUF6458 family protein → MGLGLFIIMIAVGAVLTFASDWELEAVDLDLVGLILMAVGFLGTAVYTSVLRRRRMVVPPVAPTVTDDDRRDLL